From the Lathyrus oleraceus cultivar Zhongwan6 chromosome 4, CAAS_Psat_ZW6_1.0, whole genome shotgun sequence genome, one window contains:
- the LOC127136297 gene encoding uncharacterized protein LOC127136297, whose product METLQALQAQVLQLQKDNERYRCMEKCSSQLKETSEKASINCQNKFPEGISSCQLYLSSPTYRLVGKGKVHNTSGDLLHHRPLPDGHLKVSVDVVLDKDALLPIPDIVSETTLLRDAIGSFVAWPLDLIFIDDETPTKPASKDKGILRHNESVASQKEVFAQGSQQLSQKIGSRQKNKRDLPVTSLPKKGAFVPRYQISLETLVDSSDMATAGAIRLLDMEEDIFGYSCTETIGKEDLEHIFRHQELGVGVIHTYIRFLYDNFMRGNDQLSNRFRFVSSSLVNKALICREPDSCREYLVKRFMASSTNNLYLWPYNSGCHWLLLAIDPLKEVVYFLNSIDGEWTNYPDMKQLVDTSIKVFRSQRQARVPRTKSSNITWIKVQCPLQRNGIDCGYFVMRFMREIINMNQIEIPITLLKVDIETPF is encoded by the exons atggAGACGTTGCAGGCATTACAAGCGCAAGTTCTTCAATTGCAAAAGGATAATGAGAGATATAGGTGTATGGAAAAGTGCAGTTCACAGTTGAAAGAAACTAGTGAGAAAGCCAGTATCAATTGTCAAAAtaaatttcccgag ggcatttcatCTTGTCAGCTATACTTATCGTCACCGACTTATCGCctagttggcaagggaaaagtgcacaacacttcgggaGATTTACTTCACCATAGACCGCTCCCGGATGGACACCTTAAAGTATCGGTTGATGTTGTATTAGATAAGGATGCGTTGCTACCGATACCTGACATTGTTTCAGAGACAACATTGCTGCGAGATGCAATAGGATCATTTGTTGCATGGCCCTTGGATCTCATTTTCATTGATGATGAG ACGCCTACAAAACCCGCATCTAAGGATAAAGGGATTTTGCGGCACAACGAgtctgttgcatcacaaaaagaG GTATTTGCTCAAGGGTCACAACAACTGAGCCAGAAAATTGGTAGTCGACAGAAAAACAAAAGGGATCTTCCAGTGACTTCTTTGCCAAAAAAAGGTGCTTTTGTGCCTCGATACCAGATATCTCTTGAAACACTTGTTGACTCATCAGATATGGCAACAGCTGGTGCTATTCGCTTACTGGATATGGAGGAAGATATCTTTGGTTATTCATGCACTGAAACAATCGGAAAAGAAGATCTGGAACATATTTTTCGGCATCAAGAATTAGGCGTCGGTGTTATACACACATACATCCG GTTCTTGTATGACAATTTCATGCGCGGGAATGATCAATTGTCAAACAGATTCCGTTTCGTGTCTTCCTCCCTGGTCAACAAAGCATTAATTTGTAGGGAACCGGATTCATGTAGAGAGTACTTAGTCAAGAGATTCATGGCCAGCAGTACAAACAACTTGTATCTTTGGCCGTATAATTCAGG GTGTCACTGGTTGTTGCTTGCTATTGATCCTTTAAAAGAAGTGGTATATTTTCTGAATTCGATAGATGGTGAATGGACAAATTATCCGGATATGAAGCAATTAGTTGATAC atCAATAAAAGTGTTCCGATCTCAAAGACAAGCTCGAGTACCTCGTACTAAATCCAGCAACATTACGTGGATAAAAGTGCAG TGTCCTCTACAGCGCAACGGTATCGATTGCGGATACTTTGTAATGAGGTTTATGAGGGAAATCATTAATATGAATCAAATAGAGATTCCAATCACG TTGTTGAAAGTTGATATTGAAACTCCATTTTGA